The proteins below come from a single Psychrobacter sp. PL19 genomic window:
- a CDS encoding pyridoxal phosphate-dependent aminotransferase, which yields MSELQLSDRVNNIKPSPTLAITNKAKELKAAGKDIIGLGAGEPDFDTPEHVKQAAIKAINDGFTKYTAVDGTPELKKAIIEKFKRDNDLSYELNEILVSVGGKQSFFNLAQAFMNPGDEVIIPAPYWVSYPDMVIIAEGVPVIVKCPAEQDFKITPEQLEAAITDKTKMLVLNSPSNPTGMIYTLDELKALAEVLKKHPQVYVVSDDMYEHIRWTGDKFYNILNAAPELKERAIILNGVSKAYAMTGWRIGYAGGPAKLIGAMKKVQSQSTSCPTSISQVAAEVAISGDQSVLVPMVEAFEKRCDLVVDGLNAIKGITCLRPDGAFYVYPNIVPLIKAAGLSSCTEFSEWLLEKVGVAVVPGDAFGLGGHMRISYATDEATLKDALARIEKAVADLDVVE from the coding sequence ATGAGCGAACTGCAACTGTCTGACCGCGTCAATAATATTAAGCCGTCACCGACCCTTGCCATCACCAACAAAGCCAAAGAGCTTAAAGCGGCTGGCAAAGACATTATCGGTCTGGGTGCAGGTGAGCCTGACTTTGATACCCCAGAACATGTTAAGCAAGCAGCAATCAAAGCAATCAATGATGGCTTCACTAAGTATACTGCCGTTGATGGTACCCCAGAGCTCAAAAAAGCAATTATCGAAAAGTTCAAGCGTGATAATGACCTCAGCTATGAACTCAATGAAATCTTAGTATCAGTCGGTGGCAAGCAGTCATTCTTTAATCTTGCCCAAGCTTTTATGAACCCCGGTGATGAAGTCATCATTCCAGCCCCATACTGGGTCAGCTACCCTGACATGGTTATCATCGCTGAAGGCGTGCCGGTCATCGTAAAATGCCCTGCTGAGCAGGACTTCAAAATCACCCCGGAGCAATTAGAAGCCGCCATTACTGACAAAACCAAAATGTTAGTGTTGAACAGCCCTTCTAACCCTACCGGTATGATTTATACTTTAGATGAACTAAAAGCACTGGCCGAAGTACTCAAAAAGCATCCACAAGTCTATGTTGTTTCAGATGATATGTACGAGCACATTCGCTGGACCGGTGATAAATTTTATAACATCTTGAACGCTGCCCCTGAATTAAAAGAGCGGGCGATCATCTTAAATGGGGTATCAAAAGCCTATGCGATGACCGGCTGGCGTATCGGCTATGCCGGTGGTCCAGCTAAATTGATTGGCGCGATGAAAAAAGTACAGTCGCAGTCAACCTCATGCCCAACGTCAATCAGCCAAGTGGCTGCCGAAGTGGCTATCAGTGGTGATCAAAGCGTCCTTGTGCCGATGGTAGAGGCCTTTGAGAAACGTTGTGACCTAGTAGTTGATGGCTTAAATGCTATTAAAGGTATCACCTGCTTACGTCCTGATGGTGCGTTCTATGTTTATCCTAATATCGTACCGTTAATTAAAGCTGCTGGCTTGTCTTCTTGTACCGAATTCTCAGAATGGTTGCTAGAGAAAGTTGGTGTTGCGGTCGTTCCTGGCGATGCATTCGGCCTCGGTGGTCATATGCGTATCTCATACGCGACTGATGAAGCAACGCTAAAAGATGCGCTAGCACGTATCGAAAAAGCAGTCGCTGATTTAGACGTTGTCGAATAA
- a CDS encoding CopG family transcriptional regulator, giving the protein MIPARIKNKFSDHPQKIMRPISIRLSEEMIELLGATSSELGFKRIQGLIRLYIRQGLDRDHQDYTLAHDEVFIETLRKRGVSQHIIDEAIVVTHNNNTTHPLSELQDDD; this is encoded by the coding sequence ATGATACCTGCACGCATAAAAAATAAATTTTCTGATCATCCGCAAAAAATCATGCGCCCGATTAGTATTCGTCTCTCTGAGGAGATGATTGAGCTGTTAGGGGCGACTTCATCAGAGCTTGGCTTTAAACGTATTCAAGGGCTGATTCGTTTGTATATTCGCCAGGGTCTTGATCGTGATCATCAAGATTATACCTTAGCACATGACGAGGTCTTCATTGAAACGCTACGTAAGCGTGGTGTCAGTCAGCATATTATTGATGAGGCTATTGTCGTCACTCATAACAATAATACTACCCACCCATTATCTGAGCTTCAAGATGATGATTAG